Proteins from one Trichoplusia ni isolate ovarian cell line Hi5 chromosome 9, tn1, whole genome shotgun sequence genomic window:
- the LOC113497566 gene encoding DNA replication complex GINS protein PSF1 — MFAEKVIELLKEAERNPVTIDPFNDDKIRQIVEEMHSLFRMNMNDANATMENKTLWTTVQVRHSALERNKRCLLAYLYSRMAKIKTLRWEFGAILPPDVRELLSDDEYEWFSKYSTNLASYMRSLGQDIGYNGIDLTENLKPPKSLYIEVLCMADYGKLELEDGDVILLKKNSRHFLPTSECQTLIRQGILKQIT; from the exons atgtttgctgaAAAAGTTATAGAGTTGTTGAAGGAAGCAGAAAGAAATCCTGTGACTATAGACCCtttcaat GACGATAAAATACGCCAAATTGTGGAGGAAATGCATTCCTTATTTAGAATGAATATGAATGATGC GAATGCcacaatggaaaataaaactCTATGGACAACAGTACAAGTGAGACATTCTGCATTAGAAAGGAACAAGCGCTGTCTTTTGGCTTACCTCTACAGTAGaatggcaaaaataaaaacattgagaTGGGAATTTGGTGCTATATTACCACCTGATGTGAGAGAACTACTGTCAGATGACGAATATGAATGGTTTTCAAAGTATTCAACAAACCTAGCTTCTTACATGAGGTCTCTAGGTCAAGATATAGGCTACAACGGGATTGATTTAACAGAGAACCTTAAGCCACCAAAATCATTGTATATAGAAGTTCTATGCATGGCCGACTATGGCAAGTTGGAACTGGAAGATGGGGATGTCATATTGTTGAAGAAAAACAGCAGACATTTCCTGCCAACATCAGAATGTCAGACTCTTATAAGACAAGGGATTTTAAAACAGATAACGTAG
- the LOC113497565 gene encoding NF-kappa-B inhibitor cactus-like, with amino-acid sequence MSAKNTSDFTKIVEDDNIDSGIVSGPLDLYSGEVESEPETESVEKKVLCDSAEQADSELDSGILCHVTESLSNVQLSDSTSVEPKFVCRLSPPSQTDLPPLEIFFQQDSDGDTQLHIATVHGCKKSVGTLIRVCPNKALLDVANDDGHTPLHLAVMGGNAVVTRMLVHAGLSLGARDRTGETPLHKATAKGHIECLQALLAPVPENPPRKLASVLNQKNYNGQACVHLAASAGHQEALQTLVYYGADINAVENLAGWTALHIAARRGDARLAAWLAARCAGVQARARDYAGRTPRRLARRTPAARAFANLSDDSDSDSDDDDDMYDSDSESLFERLRESMSPANVKGCC; translated from the exons ATGAGTGCGAAAAACACAAGCGATTTTACCAAGATTGTGGAGGACGACAACATCGATTCTGGTATTGTGTCGGGACCTTTGGACTTGTATTCTGGTGAAGTGGAATCGGAGCCCGAAACCGAGAGTGTGGAAAAGAAAGTGTTGTGTGATAGTGCAGAGCAGGCCGATAGCGAGCTCGACAGTGGTATACTGTGTCATGTAACGGAGAGCCTGTCGAACGTACAGCTAAGTGACAGCACGAGCGTCGAGCCCAAGTTTGTCTGTAGGCTGTCGCCGCCGTCACAAACAGACCTCCCGCCTCTCGAGATATTCTTCCAGCAGGACAGCGATGGCGACAC ACAATTGCACATAGCAACAGTACACGGCTGCAAGAAGTCAGTGGGTACATTGATCAGGGTGTGTCCAAACAAGGCTCTGTTGGACGTCGCCAACGACGACGGGCACACACCGCTGCACCTGGCCGTAATGGGCGGGAACGCGGTCGTCACCAGGATGCTGGTGCACGCGGGGCTGTCGCTCGGCGCGCGCGACCGGACAGGAGAGACGCCCCTGCACAAAGCTACAGCAAAAGGACATATCGAGTGCTTACAAGCGCTGCTCGCGCCTGTACCAGAAAATCCACCTAGGAAGCTAGCTTCAGTACTGAACCAAAAGAATTATAATG GACAAGCGTGCGTGCACCTAGCAGCGTCAGCAGGTCACCAAGAAGCTCTCCAGACGTTAGTCTACTACGGAGCCGACATTAATGCCGTG GAGAACCTAGCGGGCTGGACGGCGCTGCACatcgcggcgcggcgcggcgacGCGCGGCTGGCGGCGTGGCTGGCGGCGCGCTGCGCGGGCGTGCAGGCGCGCGCGCGGGACTACGCGGgccgcacgccgcgccgcctcgcgcgccgcacgcccgccgcccgcgccttCGCCAACCTCTCCGACGACAGCGACTCCGACAGCGACGACGATGACGAT ATGTACGACAGCGACAGCGAGAGCCTGTTCGAGAGGCTGCGCGAGAGCATGTCCCCCGCCAACGTGAAGGGCTGCTGCTAg
- the LOC113497564 gene encoding sphingosine-1-phosphate phosphatase 1-like has protein sequence MWDQIIEYLKDPLLVIKVQNFFGVTYKSNQSTHNNESSEVLHSDRLEHVNETSDIKQHKRIPSNISSSSQSSYDTDSSADSSAKDAVECSINNRFWYYLFVLGTELGDEIFYATFIPFWFWNIDGAVGRRVVLVWTVVMYIGQGFKDIIRWPRPGYPVKKLQQKWAVEYGMPSTHAMVGVSIPFSVLLYTMDRYQYPIPWGILIAISWCTLICVSRVYLGMHSVLDIAAGLLLATALVSILIPLVDSLDGFLLTSQLAPVLVIALSILVIVYHPNADKWTPTRGDTTMIVSVCAGILTGSWTNYQLGNMQASPLDPPYEIIWPSKEMLGCTILRTILGFCGVLATRAIGKSCSYAFVCALLGKDKNELRNSENSLDNKNKIIVELSYKYFTYGMIGFNTTYVFPNVFDLLKINRPTYYTEI, from the exons ATGTGGGATCagataatagaatatttaaaagatCCATTGCTTGTTATTAAAGTGCAAAACTTTTTTGGAGTTACGTATAAAAGTAATCAAAGTACgcataataatgaatcatccgAAGTGCTACATTCCGATAGACTGGAGCATGTAAACGAGACTTCTGACATCAAGCAGCACAAGAGAATACCCAGTAATATATCCAGCAGTTCGCAGTCGTCGTACGACACGGACAGCTCGGCGGACAGCAGCGCGAAGGACGCGGTGGAGTGCTCCATAAACAACAGGTTCTGGTACTACCTGTTCGTGCTGGGCACCGAGCTGGGAGACGAGATATTCTACGCGACGTTCATTCCCTTCTGGTTCTGGAACATAGATGGCGCGGTCGGCCGGAGAGTGGTGCTGGTCTGGACTGTAGTCATGTATATTG GTCAAGGTTTCAAAGACATAATCCGCTGGCCTCGACCCGGCTACCCGGTGAAGAAGCTGCAGCAGAAGTGGGCGGTGGAGTACGGCATGCCGTCGACGCACGCCATGGTGGGCGTGTCCATCCCGTTCTCCGTGCTGCTGTACACCATGGACCGCTACCAGTACCCCATACCGTGGGGGATCCTCATCGCGATCTCGTGGTGCACTCTCATCTGCGTCAGTCGCGTGTACTTGGGGATGCACAGCGTTCTG GACATAGCCGCCGGCCTGCTGCTAGCCACAGCGCTGGTGTCCATCCTCATCCCGCTGGTGGACAGCCTGGACGGCTTCCTGCTCACCTCGCAGCTCGCGCCCGTCCTCGTCATAGCGCTCTCCATTCTAGTCATTGTGTACCATCCTAATGCCGATAAGTGGACGCCTACCAG GGGCGACACGACCATGATCGTGTCGGTGTGCGCCGGCATCCTGACGGGGTCATGGACCAACTACCAGCTGGGCAACATGCAGGCCAGCCCGCTGGACCCGCCCTACGAGATCATCTGGCCGTCCAAGGAGATGCTGGGCTGCACCATCCTGCGCACCATCCTGGGCTTCTGCGGCGTGTTGGCCACGCGCGCCATCGGCAAGTCCTGCTCCTACGCCTTCGTGTGCGCGCTGCTGGGCAAGGACAAGAACGAGCTGCGCAACTCCGAGAACAGCTTGGACAATAAGAATAAGATTATTGTCGAACTCAGCTACAAGTACTTCACGTACGGCATGATCGGGTTCAACACCACCTACGTGTTCCCCAACGTGTTCGACCTGCTGAAGATCAACCGGCCCACCTACTACACGGAGATCTAG